A part of Acidobacteriota bacterium genomic DNA contains:
- a CDS encoding PspC domain-containing protein, which yields MENQQTPGGATPKQLRRSLVDRRIGGVCGGIARYLDTDPVFIRVLWLGLTVAGLLGLGIGIFLGVFAYIVCWLIVPEAEEGSEPIVQGVRRLERSSTDIKLAGVCGGIASFFGVDPSAVRVLWVLLTLCTLLIGGLLIYLTAWIIMPLAATPAAAEPAPAPAPAEEGSPPPTEATASPADAVELAGDADAAAPATDSTASTTDTAAEEPRS from the coding sequence ACCCGGCGGCGCGACCCCAAAGCAACTGCGGCGCTCGCTCGTCGACCGGCGCATCGGCGGGGTCTGCGGTGGCATCGCGCGCTATCTCGACACCGATCCGGTGTTCATCCGCGTGTTGTGGCTCGGCCTGACGGTGGCGGGACTGCTGGGACTGGGCATCGGCATCTTCCTCGGCGTCTTCGCCTACATCGTGTGCTGGCTCATCGTTCCGGAAGCGGAGGAAGGGTCGGAACCGATCGTTCAGGGCGTCAGGAGGCTGGAGCGATCGTCCACCGACATCAAGCTGGCGGGCGTATGCGGCGGTATCGCCAGTTTCTTCGGCGTCGATCCGAGCGCCGTGCGCGTGTTGTGGGTGCTGCTCACGCTCTGCACCCTTCTGATCGGCGGGCTGCTGATCTACCTGACGGCGTGGATCATCATGCCGCTCGCCGCGACGCCGGCCGCGGCCGAGCCGGCGCCAGCCCCGGCTCCGGCGGAGGAAGGCTCTCCTCCGCCGACGGAGGCCACCGCGTCGCCGGCGGACGCCGTTGAGCTGGCGGGCGACGCTGACGCCGCAGCGCCGGCGACGGACTCCACGGCGTCAACGACCGATACTGCCGCGGAAGAACCGCGGTCCTAG